Within the Pseudomonas orientalis genome, the region AGGCCTGCACGGCGTACTGGCCATCGCCAGCCGTGATCCGGCGCACTATAAAAGCTCGGTGGGCACCCTGTTCCTGACCTATATCGCCGAAGTGCTGGGCCGCGTCCTGCCGCGTTTCACCACTGCCCTGCGCGCGGTGCGCTAGCCATGGAACGGCAACTGGACGCTTACTGCGCTCACCTGCGCAACGAGCGCCAGGTGTCGCCTCATACCCTGCAAGCCTACCGGCGGGACTTGAACAAGGTCCTGGCCTATTGCGAAAAACAGCAGGTTGCCAGCTGGAAAGCCCTGGATATCCAGGGCCTGCGCAGCCTGGTCGCACGGCTGCACCAGCAAGGCCAGTCCTCGCGCAGCCTGTCGCGCCTGCTGTCAGCGGTGCGCGGCCTCTATCACTACCTCAACCGCGAGGGCCTGTGCGACCACGACCCGGCCAACGGCCTGTCGCCGCCCAAAGGCGAGCGACGCCTGCCCAAGACCCTGGACACCGACCGCGCCCTGCAACTGCTGGATGGCGCAATCGAGGATGACTTCCTTGCCCATCGCGACCAGGCGATCCTCGAACTGTTCTACTCCTCGGGCCTGCGCCTGTCGGAGCTGACCGGACTGAATCTTGAGCAACTGGACCTGGCCGATGGGCTGGTGCAGGTGCTGGGTAAAGGCAGCAAGACGCGCGTGCTGCCCGTCGGCAGGAAGGCTCGCGAAGCCCTGCAGCTGTGGCTGCCGTTACGGGCGCTGGCCAATCCGAAAGACGACGCGGTATTCATCAGCCAACAAGGTCGACGCCTGGGGCCACGGGCCATTCAGCTGCGCGTGAAGGCCGCCGGCGAACGTGAACTGGGGCAAAACCTGCACCCGCATATGCTCAGGCACTCTTTTGCCAGCCATATGCTGGAGTCATCCCAGGACCTGCGCGCGGTCCAGGAGCTGCTCGGCCACGCCGATATCAAGACCACGCAAATCTACACCCACCTCGACTTCCAGCACCTGGCAACGGTGTACGACAGCGCCCATCCACGGGCCAAACGCATCAAGGGCGGCGACTCATGAGCATCAAGCTGATCACCTTCGACCTGGACGACACGCTCTGGGACAACGTACCTGTCATCATCAGTGCCGAAGCGTCAAT harbors:
- the xerC gene encoding tyrosine recombinase XerC → MERQLDAYCAHLRNERQVSPHTLQAYRRDLNKVLAYCEKQQVASWKALDIQGLRSLVARLHQQGQSSRSLSRLLSAVRGLYHYLNREGLCDHDPANGLSPPKGERRLPKTLDTDRALQLLDGAIEDDFLAHRDQAILELFYSSGLRLSELTGLNLEQLDLADGLVQVLGKGSKTRVLPVGRKAREALQLWLPLRALANPKDDAVFISQQGRRLGPRAIQLRVKAAGERELGQNLHPHMLRHSFASHMLESSQDLRAVQELLGHADIKTTQIYTHLDFQHLATVYDSAHPRAKRIKGGDS